One genomic region from Candidatus Curtissbacteria bacterium encodes:
- a CDS encoding C39 family peptidase, which yields MFKLVFIIVFLIIVTIGSLAAFDRWSDNTSTDNLSQEQRQLTGPSPSPKLTLENPPAQKILANDYHVFQTFNNCGPAALSMALSYYGINVSQQTLGQELRPYQNPQGDNDDKSVTLEELGEKSKDYELIPYHRPTGSMEEVKLFITYDIPVIARTLLKVDDDIGHYRIIKGYDETTGQIIQDDSLQGKNLRYSYSDFNAVWKKFNYEYLVLVPPEKEHIAKAILGENSDEQVAWRKAAELSQNELVNNPSDIYSRFNLSVALYNTGDYQESVREFEEVENQLPFRTLWYQIEPIRAYYELGNYPRVFAITDKVLNNHNRAFSELYLIRGEIYKKQGNLELARQEFEKAVIYNRNLQEAQEALNSL from the coding sequence ATGTTTAAGCTTGTATTTATAATCGTTTTTTTAATTATTGTGACAATCGGCAGCCTGGCTGCATTTGATCGCTGGTCAGACAACACCTCAACGGACAATTTATCTCAAGAACAACGTCAACTAACGGGACCTTCCCCCTCCCCAAAACTCACGCTGGAAAACCCACCCGCTCAGAAAATACTTGCAAATGACTATCACGTTTTTCAAACCTTCAATAATTGCGGCCCGGCAGCTCTTTCGATGGCTCTTTCTTACTACGGAATAAACGTTAGCCAACAAACCTTGGGTCAAGAACTTAGACCCTACCAAAATCCCCAGGGAGATAACGACGACAAATCCGTAACCCTCGAAGAGTTGGGAGAAAAATCAAAGGACTACGAACTTATTCCGTATCATCGCCCAACTGGGAGTATGGAGGAAGTAAAACTTTTTATTACTTATGACATTCCCGTCATTGCAAGAACCTTGCTTAAAGTAGACGACGACATTGGCCATTACAGAATTATTAAAGGTTACGACGAAACAACAGGACAGATCATCCAAGACGATTCCTTGCAGGGCAAAAATTTACGCTATTCGTATAGTGACTTTAACGCCGTTTGGAAAAAATTTAACTACGAATATCTCGTTCTTGTACCACCCGAAAAAGAGCATATAGCCAAAGCGATTCTTGGTGAGAACTCGGACGAGCAAGTTGCTTGGAGAAAAGCGGCAGAGCTCTCGCAAAATGAACTTGTGAACAACCCGAGCGACATCTATTCTCGTTTCAACCTTTCAGTCGCGCTCTACAACACCGGCGACTACCAAGAATCGGTCCGCGAGTTTGAAGAAGTCGAAAATCAGCTCCCTTTCAGAACTCTTTGGTACCAAATCGAACCAATACGAGCGTACTACGAATTGGGAAATTACCCGAGAGTGTTCGCCATAACGGACAAGGTTCTTAATAATCACAACAGAGCCTTTTCCGAGCTTTATCTTATTCGTGGGGAAATTTATAAGAAGCAAGGAAACCTAGAACTCGCTCGACAAGAGTTCGAAAAAGCAGTAATCTACAATAGAAACCTTCAAGAAGCCCAGGAAGCATTAAACTCCCTTTAG
- a CDS encoding DUF6496 domain-containing protein, whose protein sequence is MAKYSKKAQEQAGEAMHKMKHGKLKSGKSDKTVKSKKQAIAIGLEARKKGAKVPSPK, encoded by the coding sequence ATGGCTAAGTATAGCAAGAAAGCACAGGAGCAGGCTGGTGAAGCCATGCATAAAATGAAGCATGGCAAACTTAAGAGCGGGAAAAGTGACAAAACTGTAAAGAGCAAGAAACAAGCAATAGCAATTGGGCTTGAGGCGAGAAAAAAAGGTGCCAAGGTACCTTCTCCAAAATAG
- a CDS encoding DUF4173 domain-containing protein, with protein sequence MQNIALGAFVLVVFYNLLFYKIPLGLGVGFWFLILNLFFIATAKVDSRRILTGVGFSAASVLFAFLFSLRSNFLVQVVDLVLAVLFTTAAIYAYRSQKEPRFELPYFLTLPLKLVGNSIFYFGSNLKNSEFSSSKISAGKVSYIARGILISAPILAVLFILLSVGDPIFGRVAQLFFKDIGLRLLISVTIFAAFVALGIVRAEKPDDREDTQKVVSSKAYELSTIVGGIVFLFAIFIGVQFRYLFTGVGERELHNLGIQSLTYSEYVRKGFFELIAASVLASSVVLYVLRFIHKFHAKEKIWVQGLTGTLIFEIGLVLLSDFQRLNLYQATHGLTRARVFGFVFLVWLLAMLLILVWRVFVKTESQRIFIATLSVSLVTVLTINIANIDSLIANDFKPTVNSEIDYSYIASLSTDAAGSWPEIIRESEKILDEVAVTPEDIKPDENRKLTLTYLALNRLDTKIAFLISKYGSNDLYYDWTGGGNLRDFNSRKWHSFNFSQYLAFKKIEGNYEDYKKVKHLIARTSALQSSVKPEVQKDTQLDRPIEPPLVTD encoded by the coding sequence ATGCAAAACATTGCTCTGGGAGCTTTTGTTTTAGTAGTTTTCTACAATCTCCTTTTCTATAAAATCCCTCTTGGGCTAGGAGTAGGTTTTTGGTTTTTAATTCTCAATCTTTTTTTTATTGCAACGGCGAAAGTTGATTCCCGACGAATTTTAACTGGTGTTGGCTTTTCTGCTGCTTCTGTATTGTTCGCCTTTTTATTCTCATTAAGATCTAATTTTCTTGTTCAAGTCGTAGATTTAGTTTTGGCGGTTCTTTTTACTACTGCTGCCATTTATGCTTACAGGTCACAAAAAGAGCCAAGATTTGAGCTTCCTTATTTTCTTACCTTGCCATTAAAACTCGTTGGCAACTCAATTTTTTACTTTGGTAGCAATCTTAAAAATTCGGAGTTTTCTTCCAGTAAAATTTCTGCGGGAAAAGTTTCATATATAGCCCGTGGAATTCTTATTTCGGCTCCCATACTTGCAGTTCTTTTTATATTGCTTTCGGTAGGAGATCCAATCTTTGGTCGAGTTGCCCAACTTTTTTTCAAAGATATAGGCTTAAGGCTTTTAATTTCGGTCACCATTTTTGCAGCGTTTGTCGCTTTAGGGATTGTTAGAGCCGAAAAACCGGATGACAGAGAAGACACGCAAAAGGTGGTAAGTTCAAAAGCTTACGAACTATCGACGATAGTGGGTGGTATAGTTTTTCTTTTTGCGATTTTTATTGGGGTGCAGTTTAGGTATTTATTTACCGGAGTGGGGGAAAGAGAACTACATAATTTAGGTATACAAAGCTTAACTTATTCGGAATACGTGAGGAAGGGGTTCTTCGAACTTATAGCGGCCTCTGTTCTTGCAAGCAGCGTTGTTTTATATGTTTTGCGCTTTATTCACAAATTTCACGCTAAAGAGAAGATATGGGTTCAGGGGTTAACAGGCACGTTAATATTTGAAATAGGTCTAGTTCTACTGTCGGATTTTCAGCGTTTGAATTTATATCAGGCGACGCATGGTTTAACTAGGGCACGTGTTTTTGGGTTTGTTTTTTTGGTCTGGCTTTTAGCGATGCTTTTGATTTTGGTTTGGCGTGTGTTTGTTAAAACTGAAAGCCAGAGGATTTTTATCGCCACACTTTCTGTCAGTCTAGTGACTGTTTTGACGATAAATATTGCCAACATTGATAGCTTGATTGCAAACGATTTCAAACCAACGGTCAATAGTGAAATAGACTATTCTTACATCGCTTCTCTATCTACTGACGCAGCTGGTAGCTGGCCCGAAATAATCCGTGAAAGCGAAAAAATCTTGGATGAAGTTGCGGTGACTCCGGAAGATATTAAGCCGGACGAAAATAGGAAATTAACGCTCACGTATCTTGCACTTAATCGTCTTGATACGAAAATTGCTTTTTTGATTTCTAAATATGGGTCAAATGATTTGTATTACGATTGGACCGGTGGTGGAAATTTAAGGGATTTTAATTCGCGCAAGTGGCACTCGTTTAACTTTAGTCAGTATTTGGCGTTTAAGAAGATAGAAGGTAACTATGAGGATTACAAAAAGGTTAAACATTTAATCGCAAGAACCTCGGCGCTGCAATCTAGCGTCAAGCCGGAAGTGCAAAAAGACACACAGTTAGATCGCCCAATTGAACCACCTCTTGTTACAGATTAA
- a CDS encoding DUF3096 domain-containing protein yields the protein MLNITNLSPLTALLFGILILVFPKFLNYFVAIYLIITGILGLGLIS from the coding sequence ATGTTGAATATTACAAACTTAAGTCCTCTTACTGCCTTACTTTTTGGAATACTTATTCTTGTCTTTCCAAAATTCCTAAATTATTTTGTGGCAATTTATCTTATTATCACTGGTATCTTGGGACTGGGACTGATTAGTTAG
- a CDS encoding DUF1761 domain-containing protein — protein sequence MRGYTAIKKGQWPFLAGQRAAGFIMPVQATAAIFGEKKWELFAIDTGYQLVAVLAMGVVLAILWQVKRDIGLQMLILKHREKQEIELSLLMKQV from the coding sequence GTGAGAGGCTACACAGCCATAAAGAAAGGACAATGGCCATTCCTCGCAGGCCAACGCGCGGCCGGATTTATCATGCCGGTTCAGGCAACAGCGGCCATTTTTGGAGAAAAAAAGTGGGAACTTTTTGCGATTGATACTGGATACCAACTCGTTGCAGTTCTTGCGATGGGTGTTGTTCTAGCTATCTTATGGCAGGTGAAGAGGGACATTGGTTTGCAAATGCTGATCCTAAAACACCGGGAAAAACAGGAGATCGAGCTTTCTTTATTGATGAAACAGGTGTGA
- a CDS encoding YchF family ATPase, whose translation MNLSVGIVGLPNVGKSTLFNALLKKQVADAQNYPFTTIEPNVGVVEVPDPRLFKLADVVKSSEGLAPNFKIIPAVVKFVDIAGLVKGAASGEGLGNQFLSHIREVDAIVFVLRDFSGEVIRVGSENPQEDLEVLKTELLIKDLETIDKRIDSLGRELKPLGHQDPKHQVLVTMQKAKQLAEEGKWLGENMDEEELAKIRELQLLSTKKTIVVLNTDEGNLSVIASESKQSPDSGYTVPYGPRPSRTQDSGPKSQDDKKEIAAGSSSPRNDNYVRISAKLEQELSDLDEEEQGEYLKELGIGEPGLNRLIKNAYETLGLITFFTAGPKEVHAWTTNKGVLAPQAAGVIHTDFEKGFIAAEVIDWETLVDVGGWQAAKGKGQVKTIGKTEEVKDGMVVEFRFSN comes from the coding sequence ATGAACCTATCTGTCGGTATTGTTGGACTACCCAACGTGGGGAAAAGCACGCTTTTTAATGCGCTTTTAAAGAAGCAGGTGGCTGACGCGCAGAATTATCCGTTTACGACGATTGAACCAAACGTCGGCGTTGTTGAAGTTCCAGACCCACGTCTTTTCAAACTTGCAGACGTGGTAAAGAGCAGTGAGGGTTTAGCTCCGAATTTTAAGATAATTCCAGCGGTTGTTAAGTTTGTAGATATTGCTGGTCTTGTTAAAGGTGCAGCAAGCGGCGAAGGATTAGGGAATCAATTTTTGTCGCATATTCGTGAGGTTGACGCGATTGTTTTTGTGTTGAGGGATTTTAGTGGAGAAGTTATTCGGGTGGGAAGTGAGAATCCCCAGGAAGATCTTGAGGTTCTAAAAACTGAACTTTTGATTAAGGATCTTGAGACTATTGATAAGCGAATTGATAGTTTAGGTAGGGAGTTGAAACCTCTTGGGCACCAAGATCCTAAGCATCAAGTTTTGGTGACGATGCAAAAAGCGAAACAACTTGCTGAAGAGGGGAAGTGGCTGGGAGAAAATATGGACGAGGAAGAACTGGCGAAAATCCGTGAATTGCAGCTGCTTTCGACGAAGAAAACAATTGTTGTATTAAACACAGATGAGGGTAATCTCTCTGTTATTGCGAGTGAATCGAAGCAATCTCCAGATTCTGGATATACAGTGCCATACGGTCCTCGTCCCTCGAGGACTCAGGACTCCGGGCCTAAAAGCCAGGATGACAAAAAAGAGATTGCCGCGGGCTCTTCGAGCCCTCGCAATGACAATTATGTAAGGATAAGCGCGAAACTAGAACAGGAACTTTCGGACCTTGATGAGGAAGAGCAGGGAGAATACCTAAAAGAGCTTGGGATTGGCGAACCCGGATTAAATCGTTTAATTAAAAATGCGTATGAAACTTTGGGGCTTATTACTTTTTTTACTGCCGGGCCAAAAGAAGTGCATGCGTGGACGACAAATAAAGGCGTACTTGCACCGCAAGCTGCAGGAGTAATTCATACGGATTTTGAAAAAGGATTTATTGCTGCAGAAGTTATAGATTGGGAAACTTTAGTTGATGTGGGTGGATGGCAGGCGGCAAAAGGGAAGGGACAAGTTAAGACTATCGGAAAGACAGAAGAAGTAAAGGATGGAATGGTTGTGGAGTTCAGGTTCAGTAACTAA
- the rpsF gene encoding 30S ribosomal protein S6, which translates to MAYELMVIGSSSADVDSLFKKVEGLVKGVNATEIVSQKLGKKPLAYPIKRQTEAEYFLFNFEVEGEAVTSISESLRLEQEDVLRYVILKTKVKPADAKGAKLAVVSGGEAIEPPKKTEKVKVEVKAKEVKVLQVPQVLKVKETSTNSSVKTVKGKSK; encoded by the coding sequence ATGGCATACGAGTTAATGGTGATTGGAAGCAGTTCCGCAGATGTCGACTCTCTTTTCAAAAAAGTTGAGGGGTTGGTTAAAGGTGTAAATGCAACCGAAATTGTTTCGCAAAAATTGGGCAAAAAGCCTTTAGCGTATCCAATCAAAAGACAAACAGAGGCAGAATATTTTCTTTTCAATTTCGAGGTAGAAGGTGAAGCTGTTACTTCTATTTCCGAATCCTTAAGGCTTGAGCAGGAAGACGTTTTGCGTTACGTTATACTTAAGACAAAGGTAAAACCGGCTGATGCAAAAGGCGCAAAACTTGCAGTTGTTTCTGGTGGTGAAGCAATAGAGCCTCCAAAGAAAACCGAAAAGGTTAAGGTAGAAGTTAAAGCAAAGGAAGTAAAAGTATTACAAGTACCACAAGTATTAAAGGTAAAAGAGACGAGCACTAATTCGTCAGTGAAAACTGTGAAAGGAAAGAGTAAATAA
- a CDS encoding alpha/beta fold hydrolase, translated as MRIFVAAIITLVVLISGFVLYSRVDRSAGDITVLLTDELNTDDNMGEAEVGLHELSIEGLRGGEYPGSDITIEQALDPGSNYQRYIASYRSEGLKIYALLAIPNGPKPRGGYPTIIFNHGYIPPAQYRTTERYVAYVDGFARNGYIVFRSDYRGHGNSEGSPSGAYGSNDYTIDVLNAVASLKKHPDVDESKIGMWGHSMGGHITLRNMVAKSDVKAGVIWAGVVASYPDLINRWRRGNRPSPTPLPGGARRWRQLLVEQYGEPEKNPQFWNSISANSYLADISGPIQLHHGTHDTSVPVEFSQKLDEQLKAVGTVSELNVYQGDDHNLSANFNTAMQRSIEFFDRYLK; from the coding sequence ATGCGTATTTTTGTTGCTGCCATTATTACTCTTGTTGTCTTGATATCGGGTTTCGTTCTTTATTCTAGAGTTGATCGTTCAGCTGGTGATATTACTGTTCTTCTGACAGACGAGTTAAACACCGATGACAATATGGGGGAGGCAGAAGTCGGGCTGCACGAGCTTTCGATAGAAGGACTGAGAGGCGGCGAGTATCCAGGAAGTGACATTACGATTGAGCAGGCGCTTGACCCGGGTTCTAACTATCAGCGATACATTGCTTCTTATAGATCGGAAGGTTTGAAAATTTACGCCCTTTTGGCAATCCCAAACGGGCCGAAACCTCGAGGGGGATATCCTACAATTATTTTTAATCACGGATATATTCCACCAGCTCAATACAGAACGACGGAACGATATGTTGCGTACGTGGATGGGTTTGCAAGAAATGGATACATAGTTTTTAGGTCCGATTACCGAGGACATGGAAATTCTGAAGGTAGCCCTTCAGGAGCGTATGGGTCGAATGACTACACGATAGATGTATTAAATGCGGTTGCATCTCTTAAAAAGCACCCAGATGTAGACGAGAGCAAAATCGGTATGTGGGGACATAGCATGGGAGGGCATATTACTCTCAGGAATATGGTTGCAAAGAGTGATGTTAAAGCGGGAGTTATATGGGCGGGTGTTGTAGCTTCTTATCCGGATCTTATAAACAGGTGGAGAAGGGGGAACAGGCCGTCTCCAACACCACTGCCCGGTGGTGCGAGAAGGTGGAGACAACTACTCGTGGAACAATATGGTGAGCCGGAAAAAAATCCGCAGTTCTGGAATTCAATTTCTGCCAACTCATACCTTGCCGATATTTCAGGCCCGATACAGCTTCATCACGGTACACATGATACTTCTGTACCAGTTGAATTTTCGCAAAAACTGGACGAGCAATTAAAAGCGGTGGGCACAGTGTCGGAACTAAACGTATATCAAGGAGACGATCATAATTTAAGCGCTAACTTTAACACTGCTATGCAAAGATCTATTGAGTTTTTCGACCGATACCTGAAGTAG
- a CDS encoding response regulator, translated as MMKKKAISPEKHRGVFVVDDDPDILDAFEAMLEANDYDVTTFSDADFLLSPKLEKKDLPDIILLDVLLSGQDGREVCKELKNRKITKNVPVIIVSAHPDVKDTYKNAGAEDFLSKPFEMDELIEKIEKLTN; from the coding sequence ATGATGAAAAAGAAAGCTATCAGTCCTGAGAAACATCGAGGGGTCTTTGTTGTAGACGATGATCCAGACATTTTAGATGCTTTTGAAGCAATGCTCGAAGCCAACGATTACGATGTAACGACTTTTTCGGACGCCGACTTTTTGCTTTCGCCCAAGCTTGAAAAGAAGGACCTGCCTGATATTATTCTGCTTGATGTTTTGCTCTCCGGCCAGGACGGCCGAGAAGTTTGCAAGGAGTTAAAAAATAGAAAGATAACTAAGAATGTTCCGGTTATCATCGTCTCCGCCCATCCAGACGTTAAAGACACATACAAGAACGCGGGAGCGGAGGATTTTCTCTCCAAGCCCTTCGAAATGGACGAGCTTATTGAAAAGATTGAAAAACTCACTAACTAA
- a CDS encoding GAF domain-containing sensor histidine kinase, giving the protein MKKKEKFAKIRQFLLKNADPIQKEATRLHKKYLGSHSLRTEFVDKYQNNHIALIHVLANNLENGNMKAVANLFRDLGEKLAKDSVQDGLTLEEAIDGTIFLKQAIWTDLKREGLLKDMSVDDYYEMSQKIGTFIDTLSSKIAFTYHRERLLIERNLIYLAEASRILSSSLDYQTTLNTIAVLAVPEIGDWCTIELLNDNGELKQVALAHKDPKKIKWAKELRKVRPPDMNDPTGTPNVLRTGKSEIYPSITDDMLVAVAKNKKDLKLLRKVGFTSAITVPIFSQKSPIGTISFVTSDTKRHYNPADLVMAEELGLRASISIENAKLYKGSQEAISLRDDFIAVASHELKTPVTSVKMFTQILKKHSEQIGDQKAADHLSKMDRQINKLTELIYDLLNISKIQAGRLEFKRKLFNFDKAVDEIMDILQQSEEKHKLVIKGKTDKKIFGDEERIGQVLENLISNAIKYSPKADKVVIRLSAKKDHVKVAVQDFGIGMQEEHLGKIFERFYRVYDTTDKTFPGLGIGLYISSEIIKHHGGKFWVKSNIGQGSTFYFSLPEKRAKNLDIDPHLTTPNQSAL; this is encoded by the coding sequence ATGAAAAAGAAGGAAAAATTTGCAAAGATCAGGCAATTTTTGCTCAAGAATGCTGACCCCATACAAAAAGAGGCAACACGGCTTCACAAAAAGTACCTAGGAAGCCACAGCTTACGCACTGAATTCGTAGATAAATATCAAAACAACCATATCGCCTTAATTCATGTCCTGGCTAATAATCTTGAAAACGGCAACATGAAGGCGGTTGCGAACCTGTTTCGAGACCTGGGGGAAAAGCTCGCGAAAGATTCGGTGCAAGACGGGCTGACCCTGGAAGAAGCGATAGACGGAACTATCTTTCTTAAACAAGCAATCTGGACAGATCTAAAAAGAGAAGGCCTGTTAAAAGACATGTCCGTAGACGATTACTATGAAATGAGTCAGAAAATCGGAACGTTCATAGACACTCTCTCTTCTAAAATAGCCTTCACGTATCACAGAGAAAGACTGCTGATAGAAAGAAACCTCATCTATCTGGCAGAAGCAAGCCGCATACTCTCATCTTCTCTTGATTATCAAACAACCTTGAACACAATCGCGGTTCTGGCCGTTCCCGAAATTGGCGATTGGTGCACAATTGAATTACTTAACGACAACGGTGAGTTGAAGCAAGTTGCACTAGCACATAAAGACCCCAAGAAAATTAAATGGGCAAAGGAACTAAGGAAAGTTCGGCCACCGGATATGAACGATCCAACCGGTACTCCTAACGTTTTAAGAACGGGTAAATCCGAAATCTACCCTAGTATCACCGACGATATGCTTGTTGCGGTTGCAAAAAACAAAAAAGACCTAAAGCTTCTTCGAAAGGTTGGGTTTACTTCCGCAATAACCGTCCCAATTTTTTCCCAAAAAAGCCCGATCGGCACGATCAGCTTCGTTACAAGCGATACAAAAAGACACTACAATCCTGCAGACTTAGTTATGGCAGAAGAGTTAGGACTGCGAGCATCAATTTCCATCGAAAACGCCAAACTTTATAAAGGCTCCCAAGAAGCAATCAGCCTTCGTGACGACTTTATCGCGGTTGCGTCTCACGAACTTAAAACTCCGGTTACTAGCGTAAAAATGTTCACACAAATTCTCAAAAAACACTCCGAACAAATCGGAGATCAAAAAGCAGCCGATCATCTTTCTAAAATGGACAGACAGATAAACAAATTAACGGAGCTAATTTATGACCTGTTGAATATTTCTAAAATACAAGCAGGCCGCCTCGAGTTTAAGCGTAAACTTTTTAATTTTGACAAAGCTGTCGATGAAATCATGGACATACTCCAACAATCGGAGGAAAAACACAAACTGGTAATAAAGGGAAAAACAGATAAAAAAATCTTTGGCGACGAAGAACGTATTGGCCAAGTTTTGGAAAATCTTATATCAAACGCAATTAAATATTCACCCAAGGCAGACAAGGTAGTGATTAGATTATCAGCCAAGAAGGATCATGTAAAAGTAGCGGTTCAAGATTTCGGTATAGGAATGCAAGAAGAGCATTTGGGTAAAATCTTCGAGCGTTTCTACAGAGTTTACGACACCACGGACAAAACCTTCCCCGGACTTGGCATCGGCCTTTACATATCATCTGAAATTATCAAGCACCACGGTGGCAAGTTTTGGGTTAAAAGTAATATCGGTCAAGGTTCTACTTTTTACTTCAGTCTACCCGAAAAAAGAGCTAAAAACCTTGACATAGATCCTCACCTTACGACACCAAACCAAAGCGCTCTATGA
- a CDS encoding single-stranded DNA-binding protein, whose translation MGSRASLNKVLLIGNLTRDPELRYTPSGAAVCSFGIATNRFYVAADGTKKEEAEFIKIVSWNKLAELCSQLLSKGRKVYVEGRLQTRSWETPDGQNRQTTEVVIDDMRILDSRRDGEGGDYADVGASAPSAGPETAAAAPSVEEPKSNKSEDKPKAQKKEAAAEDEVDLDDLPF comes from the coding sequence GTGGGTAGCCGAGCTTCTCTAAACAAAGTTTTATTGATAGGAAATCTGACAAGAGATCCGGAATTAAGGTATACGCCTTCGGGTGCTGCCGTTTGTTCTTTTGGAATTGCCACGAATAGGTTTTATGTTGCTGCCGATGGTACCAAAAAGGAAGAAGCAGAATTTATAAAAATAGTTTCCTGGAATAAACTTGCAGAACTTTGTTCTCAACTTCTTTCTAAAGGTAGAAAAGTCTACGTTGAGGGAAGACTGCAAACTAGAAGTTGGGAAACGCCAGACGGGCAAAATCGCCAAACGACAGAAGTAGTTATTGACGACATGAGAATTTTAGATTCGAGACGTGATGGCGAAGGTGGAGATTATGCAGATGTTGGGGCATCAGCTCCTTCAGCCGGACCCGAAACGGCGGCAGCAGCCCCGAGCGTTGAGGAACCGAAAAGTAATAAAAGCGAGGATAAGCCAAAAGCGCAGAAAAAGGAAGCAGCAGCCGAAGACGAAGTAGATCTCGATGATCTCCCGTTTTAG
- a CDS encoding slipin family protein, with protein MELMLIVILVLLLFVLLISIKQVNQYERGVKFRFGRFVGVLEPGWRIILPIIEGWKRVDIRVKAVDVPDQEAITLDNVSARVNAVIYYRIDVAQKAILEVEDYFFAVSQMAQTTMRNVIGETSLDDLLSKRDQVADRIKTIIDKATDAWGIKVESVELKDIIMPDEMKRVIARQAEAERERRAIIIKAEGEKAAAQNISSAASTLSKTTGGLHIRTLQTLSEISGDKNNTIVVVTPLEVLRAFEGLAKKIK; from the coding sequence ATGGAATTGATGCTGATTGTCATTTTGGTTCTCTTGCTTTTTGTTTTGCTTATTTCGATTAAGCAGGTAAATCAGTACGAACGGGGAGTAAAGTTTCGATTTGGGAGATTTGTAGGAGTGTTGGAGCCAGGATGGAGAATTATTTTGCCGATTATCGAAGGATGGAAAAGAGTCGATATTCGAGTTAAGGCGGTCGACGTTCCGGACCAGGAAGCGATAACTTTAGATAACGTAAGTGCTAGAGTTAATGCTGTCATTTACTACAGAATAGACGTTGCCCAAAAGGCTATTTTGGAAGTCGAAGATTACTTCTTTGCGGTTTCTCAGATGGCGCAAACCACAATGAGAAACGTGATTGGCGAAACTTCTCTTGATGATTTACTTTCGAAGCGGGATCAGGTTGCAGACAGAATAAAAACAATTATAGATAAGGCGACAGACGCATGGGGAATAAAGGTTGAATCGGTCGAACTTAAAGATATTATCATGCCCGACGAAATGAAAAGGGTGATTGCAAGACAGGCGGAGGCAGAACGCGAAAGACGCGCGATTATTATTAAGGCAGAAGGGGAAAAGGCTGCCGCACAAAATATTTCCAGCGCTGCGAGTACTCTTTCCAAAACGACGGGCGGGCTTCACATAAGAACACTTCAAACTCTATCTGAAATTTCGGGTGATAAAAATAATACAATTGTAGTTGTGACTCCGCTTGAAGTTCTGCGAGCCTTCGAAGGCCTCGCCAAAAAAATTAAGTGA
- a CDS encoding alpha/beta fold hydrolase translates to MISRRIFIIITIAVVGAAGALVIIRRDGTELVRSILPDVPGAVNPTPSPFPFQELTIPYLKSRKYDSNLGSLERVSENANYISYLTSYESDGLRINAQLTEPKGPRPEGGWPAVIFIHGYIPPGQYQTLTNYSSYVDYLSKNGLAVFKIDLRGHANSEGEPGGAYYSSDYVIDALNAYSALQKAQFVNPDKIGLWGHSMAGNVVFRSLAAKPEIPAVVIWAGAGYTYSDIREFGIDDDSYRPPPSDTERQRRRRELFDTYGDFNAESSFWEQVAPTNYLGEMKGAVQLNHATNDNVVSVRYSRNLTNLLKDAGVRHELHEYGGGGHNFSGASFNAAMQNTVTFFQENLR, encoded by the coding sequence ATGATATCGCGCCGGATTTTCATTATTATCACTATTGCCGTCGTCGGAGCCGCTGGAGCTCTCGTTATTATAAGGAGAGATGGGACGGAATTAGTTCGATCGATTTTGCCGGATGTTCCTGGAGCAGTTAATCCCACGCCAAGCCCCTTTCCTTTTCAGGAATTGACGATTCCGTATCTGAAAAGCAGAAAATATGACAGTAATTTAGGAAGTCTGGAAAGGGTAAGTGAGAACGCAAACTATATTTCATATTTAACAAGTTATGAGTCTGATGGTCTAAGGATTAATGCTCAGTTAACGGAACCTAAGGGTCCAAGACCTGAGGGAGGTTGGCCAGCGGTTATCTTTATTCATGGCTACATTCCTCCAGGGCAGTATCAAACGCTCACGAATTATTCATCTTACGTTGACTATCTTTCCAAAAACGGGCTTGCGGTTTTTAAGATAGATCTTAGGGGACACGCAAATTCGGAAGGAGAACCAGGTGGGGCCTATTATTCTTCGGATTACGTAATTGATGCCCTGAACGCTTATTCTGCTTTGCAGAAAGCGCAGTTTGTTAATCCTGACAAAATTGGTTTGTGGGGACACAGTATGGCGGGCAACGTGGTCTTTAGGAGTTTAGCCGCAAAACCGGAAATTCCGGCGGTCGTGATTTGGGCGGGTGCGGGATACACATATTCGGATATCCGGGAGTTCGGAATTGACGATGACAGTTACCGGCCTCCGCCAAGCGATACGGAGAGGCAAAGAAGAAGAAGGGAGCTATTTGATACTTACGGAGATTTTAACGCCGAGAGTTCTTTTTGGGAGCAGGTTGCACCGACCAATTATTTGGGGGAGATGAAAGGGGCTGTACAGCTTAACCACGCGACGAACGACAACGTTGTCAGTGTTCGATATAGCCGGAATCTGACAAATCTTCTTAAGGATGCCGGAGTTCGTCACGAATTGCACGAGTACGGTGGTGGTGGGCACAATTTTTCCGGTGCTTCATTTAATGCTGCTATGCAGAATACAGTTACTTTTTTCCAAGAGAACCTTCGGTAA